In Sphaerisporangium krabiense, the DNA window CAAGAAGCTCGGCTCCATCCACATGACCCGCCCCCACCCCTTCGGCCAGGCGGCCCCGCGCATCGGCGCGGGCGGCCTCTTCGGCGCGACCCTCGCCGCCGCCGACCGCCGCCTCGCGCAGGCCGTCGTCCGCCTGCGCGAGCCCAGCCCGTCCGCCGGGTTCGTCAACGGCCACCCGATGGCCCACAACCGCTGGCTGCCCTCCATCGAGCCCGGCGCGGCCCCCGCCCTGAACGAGCTCATCAGCAGCGGGGCGGCCGAGTTCGAGGGCGGCCAGGCCTGGGCCGGGGACGCCGAGCTGGAACTGTTCGACGCCCCCACCGAGGAACTGGCCGGCCTCACCGTGGACGAGATCATCGGCGGCTACTACCGCCAGGTGGGCGTGGTCTGGAACGGCGGCACCCTGCTCGAACGCGGCGCCCTGTAGCGTCTCCGGCCGGGGGGCCGATGGAGCATGCGAGGCCCGCGCGTGCCGGCCCCCGAGGAGGCGCATGTTACGCCGGATGTTCCGCCGCCTGGGCGGGGCCGTCATCTTCCACGCCTACCGCAAGACGCTGATGACGACCCAGGAGCACATGCTCGCCGGAGACTTCCGCAAGGCGCGGTTCACCGCGCTGCTCGCGCTCCGGACCGCCGTGGACACGTTCGGGCCCGACGACGAGCGCACCGCGTTCGTCCTCGCGACGCTCGCCTCCGTCGACATCGCCGAGGGGGACCTCGACGCGGCGGCCGAGCTGATCTCCGCGGCGCGGCGCATCCTGGACGGGCTGCCGGACGCCGACCCGCACGCGCGGGCCCTGCTGCTCGGCCAGCACGCGGCCGTCCAGGGCATCGCCGGACGGCACACCGCGGCGCTGGAGGACATGCGCGCCGCCGTCGCCCTCCTCGCCTCCGCCCCCGGCGC includes these proteins:
- a CDS encoding acetoacetate decarboxylase family protein, with amino-acid sequence MSTVRGFFTPRTATGRSSLVPAPPWYYSGDLLTVEYRTDPAKVAELLPGPLTLAEEDPGAVAVIWADWQSCSEGGEELLDPVRSQYKECFVVVRCSYQGRTYSRCVYIWVDKDFAIARGLHQGYPKKLGSIHMTRPHPFGQAAPRIGAGGLFGATLAAADRRLAQAVVRLREPSPSAGFVNGHPMAHNRWLPSIEPGAAPALNELISSGAAEFEGGQAWAGDAELELFDAPTEELAGLTVDEIIGGYYRQVGVVWNGGTLLERGAL